The segment gaattttcttagaatAAGTAAATGAAGAAGATTCTACTGATTTGTGTTCCTGGTTGAATTGCATTGAATGCATTGAACTGTTGTAACATAGAAATTATGCACATAATGGCAAAGTATGTGCCCatatcttttcaatttcagtGTGCATGACATTGAGTGAAAGGAAGAAGAGATGGGTGAGGGTAGCGCTTTTCACATGAAAAGTCTGTGCAGCAAGTGACGTGCActcaatttgatgcatttgccTGCCTCTTTATCAGTCCATATGGctcaattttatattctaaTTCTTCTTTTAGTGTGCTATGCTGCGCGTCTGAGCCCTCTCAAACACTCTTCCGCACGTCGACATGACACCGTCGAACCAACGCCGGTGGACgtgtgaataaaaattctactcTGTCATGTTTATTTTATCAGAGAAATGTGCGCGCACAacccaaatttatttaaatggtTGGGGGAGGAGGGCGGGGGGTGGACGAATGGGGTGGGAAAAGGGCGGGTGAAGAAATGGTTCGAAAGTGAAATGAATTATGCAAAATCATCATAAAATAAACCATATCACGTGtagtttcattttttcctttcGACCCTCtcataattattttgataGATCTACGCGGCAGTAGAAAAGGAAGAACATTTGTAAAATGTgcttggagaaaaaaatcacaactcATTTGCAAgcaatttatattcatttacAACGAAGATACAGAAGTGGAGCAAATATGTAATGCTAAAATTTGATGTTTTGTATCGAGACGTTTGTAGTTTTCCTTTGATATTATAGTTCTAGCTaagagttttattttctaaggaaaatgagaagagtcattttttattttcagaattgtttttattttataaaattctgattcttttgatttcttcAAAAGTATATTtgggcaaaaatatttcttgttcttcgttatttattttttaatctttttattattctttaaaaaatttaaatattttcaaaatattcctaatattttctaaatataaCAAATATTCgcgaaaattcttaataaaattacgATTATTCTCTAAATATGGAATTTGTAAAACTTCAACGATTATATTCAAGGGGGGTTTATCTGAACGAAATTATTCAGATTTTCGTAAATATTcaccaagaaaattcaaatataagtctatgcataaaaatgttgaattcaagcataaaaacaaaaatatttaaattcaaatagtaaattcaagccgataaatatttagttttcagCCCTGAAATAGCACAAATTGAGGagcaaaactttaaaaaatcattaaagcctaaaaaaggactaaatttgAATCGAAaagtaggggagggcggggctaataaagtcacttaagggtttagaaaaagcctaaaatatcatatttcctagctagatagaacaaaatgatctgagaaagagttgtagggcagtaaatttcctaaagaaatgagctaaacatttcgctttatccatttgggaaatatgatattttgagctttttttaaacccttaagtgacttttttaaccccgctctcccctacatatAGTAAATTAATGCTTAAAAGTATATTATTTAGAGTTATTTGTTTTAtagcaaaagatgttcatgTGAAGTCAGATATTTagatcttcagaaatattcggatgattcgcttaaaaacccaaaatattcgccagataaacaccccttgattatatattttaaaatagaataCGAATATTCATCATTTTCTGCTACAATATGAATTtccagaatttttctcaaataattaCGAATATTAACAAAATTCTCCTTAGCATATGGTGAACCTTCTATCAGTTAGTACCTACCGTCATATAATGAAtattcatgatttttattttcttatttccaataattttctcCCTAGAAAtaggaataagaaaaatcctgACCTCCGAGACCACAGATGACGTCCTTTTGAGTGGCtatgaaaaacaatttccttCCGGATTCAGTTACTCTCTTTTCCTGACATTGAATTCGGACGTCCACTACTGAGGAGGGTTTCTCCGCAGCAAGGACATCAACAAGGGGAAAAACTCCTCCGTGGCATGATGTACCATTGAAAGATTGCTATGGGTGAGTGTGCAGAAGAATGAGGAGAAGTTAGATAAGTGATACTCAATGATAATCGCAATTTGATGGTCTTTTGGCAACATTTGCAATTACCATTTCCTCCATTTTCTCTCCACCCATAAAGTCTCCGCGCTTATTCTTCTCTACTGCCTTTGTGTGAAGGGCAAAATGCTTTATGggattttgctatatatattccAATGGGAATCTccgagaaatttattttgcaagaaaaggtCAGAGAGGGTGGGAAGCATGTGGTCAAAAAGATGTCAGCAAGACGTATTGATTTATGGTGTCTCTACTATATTCAAATGCTGCGTCTTGCGGGTCTTGCGAGCTACTTCTCAGTCCAATTTCATACATCATTTGCTAAAGAGACAAATGGAATGATTTTCATCTTTTACTCTCTGTGAGCAACAGCAAAGTCCATATAGCTTGAGATGTCTTTTGGCGGCAAACATCTCCCGCgattaaattgattatttattgGAGGTTTCATCGTCAGTGATTGTAATCTCCCACTAAATGCGATAGATGATTGCTGCGAAGGcagcaaatttaatttatgtccAAAACCAtcaacttttcctttttccacaaattgcTTATCGTTCAATTTATCCGCGTATACCATTCGCGGTTGGGCGGCAAAAGTGAATGTGCCGCACACACGAGAGATGCGCTGCAGCAAATAATTTGAGCTCCTGATAAATTGTCCATAATAGCACTTTTATTGCTGAGCATCTCCATTTTGCGTGCAATAAGATTTGAGAAATGCCCATGCCATGAGTGCTAAGTACAGTGGCAAATAAGTGTCATCATCGATTGATTCTCAAAGTAAGCTGATGAGCTTGATGGTGATGCCGGCCACCTTCCCTGTACACCACCACCGCATCATTGCGCGAGGCAGGAGAGATTATAAAACTCCCAGGCTCGGAGGCAGACTGCGGGGATCATCAGTATATTGGTGATTTCTCAGCGAATTAATGATCGGCTTCACAATGTCACGGTGCTGGCAAGTAAATCAATCAGACTAATGTGCAAATTGCATTCAAATTATCTCACCCAGGCTTACACACTCCCGATGGATTTGCTTCATTACGTTCCCGCCATGGCCATATTGGCGGAACAGGTTGTGCGGACGCGCAGTATAATCTCCTTGCAGAGGTACCCGCACAGAGCCTCATGAGGGAATGTCTGCGGCTTTGGCGTTGTTTGAGCcacaaatattttgtttactCTATCCACACGATTGACTCACTCAATCAAAATCTAGATAATTTATATCTGTTTGCTCTCTGATATGAACTAAAGAGCTTTTGTTGCCACTTGACGCATTTTATGCTTCCCTCACTATCAACGCGTCAACACGATAAATTtccatacatatttttcaaaaagaggGGATCAATTAATTGAGACACTTTTGCTCTCGATGCCACTGCGCGGTTACGGAAGGATCGTGGGAAATGTTGAAGTTCACATTAACTACTACTTAACGAAGGAATATTGTTTATGAGGGGAGTTTtgtaattatgtattttaaaaaaaaaattgatttattatttgaattttcaacgggttcaaaagatttttaatactttCCTTAAAACTGCATGAAAGAATCGATTGAAAgcgattttccaaaatttttaaaatataaatatttagaaagctttattttaactttatttccatatttttccatattgtacagtacataattcatttttttagattagattttaaggaattatcaaaaggaaaacttcaaaaaagaTTTGTGGAGGGATGATTTTAATTAGcaagagaaaaatcttaatagaaatattttcacctGAACTTACTGAAGAACAAACTACTAATGTAGGTAATCAAAATCAGCTCAGTATTCATCCTCGGTATCAGGTTCAGAATCACTGTAAAGGTGAAAAATATATCCTTCAATATCCAAGAGGCAATTGCTGCCACCTCCCCAGCTGAAGTTGATGCGCTTAGCCGTCATGTACACAATAATTTCTCGATCTTCTCTCCAATTTAGATCTCCCAAACTGATGTGCTTTAGCTTATTGCAACCCTCACCTAGccaactgaaaaaaaatcatttagagTAGAAAAATGCAAGCTACATAAaacaaaagaacaaaaaagctTACATCAATGGGCGATCATCGCATTTGCGCCAACCAGCAAGCTTAATGGATTCCAAGTCTTTGCAAACATCCACAATAGTTGTAATGATTTCATTGTTCAGCTCCTGATCGTCGACATACGGCAAACAGATGTACTTCAAATGCGGTTGCTTTGAAATGAAATCCTTAATACCTTCAGGAGTGTAGGGTGTCTGAAGATCTCTGTCATCCAAATCAATCTCCAGCAGATGATTGTTGTGCTGGCTTAGATTTCGAAGGAATTCATCGGTACCACATTGTGTGTCACGCATTTTCAGGGAAACAAGATTCTTGCAATTCAGCAGCGGCTGGAGAGCTTGATTTGCGATCGGGGAACACTCAATAAGCTCAAGTTCTTCCAGGGAAGGATTGTTCTTTAGAAATTCGTGTATCAAATCATTGGTCAACCATTTTTCATCGATCTTGAACTTTCGGGCTTTGCGGCATTTTTCCATGATGCCTTTCTTGATCGCGATTCTGGCATTAACCGTCTCAGTCTTGATATCATAATACCTGGATTctttccacccacacccacAATCCGTTACATCAACAATTCCAAGATGTGAAAATCCAACATCATCCACGGCCTGTTTGCAGTAATGAGAGGTGCAGCGAAGTGCAAACAAATCCTTGGGCCGGAGATATTGCGCAATTATGGGCATCAAATCCATGAGCGGAAGATCCGAAAAAGCCGCCTTGTAAGGTCTGAGATTCTGAGAATTCTCGCGAGTTTCTTCGTAATGCGTCTCCATCTCTACGGTTTGCACGTCAGTATTACTTTCCAGTTATGGATTAATCACCGTCTTTAACTTGATAAGAAGTTCTTCTTGTcgaaactaatttttttacagGAACGAAGCTGAAGcgtaagaagaaaaacaatctAACCTCAAtcataaaaatctgaaaatgtCTGCAAAATCAAATTCAACGAATTCAACAACATAACCTtacttttagatttttcttcacattgcCATTATAGGGGAATGTGTCTCAATTCGAACATTTAAACGCATTTAAGATgtaattctttcttcaaagaagttgttagatcgggctcaaacttggatgagcacgaattaggatCCTAACTTTCTgaatatgatatttttaaacgtttttttttcacctttctcataataattatttaccCCTGTTCACTACAACTTAATTGTTAGTGAATTACATTTTGAAGAAATGTGATGAGTTCTATaaataaacgtgaaaaaaaaccaaaaatagtTTAATTGCATCGAATTAAGATCACATAAAATAATTGCTTTTAATGCAAATGCCATAGacataaatatttgtttttattgcaGGAAATTGCtatgaaatttttgagaaacacttaattttctatttttttcccaaattgctcttttcttttattgagattgaagaaagaataaaagaaaaggttATAAAAGCCCTTGTGCAttaaaaagtcacttaaattttcttattgcccgttttatgagttttttttaaaatgaataattatttcagttttaatgtaaaaatttgcTGAAATTGTTAGGCAATATTTTAGACATTTTATACGAGGTTGTGTGGTTTTAGTTTTTGAGATCATTTTGGGCTTTGGGTCCCAAATTGTATTCTCAACAAGCAAAAAAGTAGCACCCTGTTGGATGCGTGGAATCCAATGGGATATAAAATTCGGttggaaaaaattgtgatcTCGCTGTGGCATGGGTCGAAGAAGTGAGATCGTCTCGCCTCAGATAAAGGCGGCGCCAAGGTAAtcgaagaattcttttctcctTCGCATCTTCTTATACTACAAACATATACGCATATATTCATattatgagaattttaatgtCAAAAGGTATAAATGTTTAGGCACGGACTTATGGCGGGCATTAGAGGCAACATAACACATCTTCCAGAGTGTCCAGAGTCTACCGTGGAGGCTTccaaaaaaacgaaaattccACATAACAGCGCCGTTCTTCATTGGGGCGCTCCCTCTCTGTGAGCCACCACTGTGAGATGGACCCCGAGGAGGAACGTGCGTGGCTGTGTCATCGAGACAAATttaatattgtaattttttctctctctttttcgCTCCTTTTGTTCACCGCCCT is part of the Lutzomyia longipalpis isolate SR_M1_2022 chromosome 3, ASM2433408v1 genome and harbors:
- the LOC129792040 gene encoding uncharacterized protein LOC129792040, whose translation is METHYEETRENSQNLRPYKAAFSDLPLMDLMPIIAQYLRPKDLFALRCTSHYCKQAVDDVGFSHLGIVDVTDCGCGWKESRYYDIKTETVNARIAIKKGIMEKCRKARKFKIDEKWLTNDLIHEFLKNNPSLEELELIECSPIANQALQPLLNCKNLVSLKMRDTQCGTDEFLRNLSQHNNHLLEIDLDDRDLQTPYTPEGIKDFISKQPHLKYICLPYVDDQELNNEIITTIVDVCKDLESIKLAGWRKCDDRPLIWLGEGCNKLKHISLGDLNWREDREIIVYMTAKRINFSWGGGSNCLLDIEGYIFHLYSDSEPDTEDEY